In Palaemon carinicauda isolate YSFRI2023 chromosome 38, ASM3689809v2, whole genome shotgun sequence, a single window of DNA contains:
- the LOC137630474 gene encoding fap1 adhesin-like isoform X3, whose translation MSSLRLMGKWGVPVATAVAVPIFGPSVFADTGSKDSAKTMSGTSRMIRPSELPIYEEPEEVLDFEYHGRERTSLEETVGAVRGEIEGVFEATRSTRERVVHICETGKAHTMVTIDYISDEENMLPRVGAITIGGLAGLVLGARKKGGLAKKAFYTSAGITATASMCYPRQAYQISQQAYGTAKEYANIGYNFVAGVKPQSKVAVHEEPKKEPAVEPVPVAEPSPSPETPPAETASTESEGGEVRSVLPQAIPDEKFPAPVDSLVQQASDVMQWGFRLTDKESNAPSIIPAGVVPPTESLVPEGFGSVSEADNKDIVESATEQVTVPKESGSQTEETEVPDTMEEIVEKIVDDIAEKVGEDIVEDVAVIVKEVAEETLESIEEVAKVADFVENITESVSSTIDVIQEVLESADKAAEEAGLPDTLIDVTEAIVEGVERVVDTVNVIAGKVEDVAEAVVKEVKDLKDDAIELVESEEKREELVDKIIDYVKSPDDEIQKPEEAKEPIAEESKQLIDEKTTEGEGLDAKVSELEGKASLPDQVEVVTEPAPCITEPVAEVTELTVEPEKKPTDESLVEQKTSVSKEDNVQVAVAKQGLFSNILSLFTKDKEEKVIKETPDVCEETAESTDKGSTTGLSEEPTQLEPENTVAPELLPMVEKLAENIVEKAGERVVEEIAEVVEEISKEAEKAAEVIAETAEVVDESGEEAAKCVKAIEVIAEAADEAAKDVPGVPEIVEEISEKIDEIAKESEAVIDTVVAVAEKVEEMAKEIDQEAKIIEAEAAILVESEEKREELVEKVIEFVGEKLSGDSPKEEASSEVLEAKFESQTVKVDESIEPSQLVAENLEAAAADVKKEGLFDKLVNLFKDKDAKMEEPESHIVEDVKELVDGAEQILKPLDDDSGKKPTEEEILKSDEVLDQKPTEEVEEQKPAEEQNTQEVPVSDTVLSKDGGLVGKLIDFFSNDEKSSHAEQVSGKEEEISNTELVTEPVGVVEVPVEATPEVPLDTTPEVVVETTPALLGATTIEVPVERTPEVSVDTPELPVETTPELPVETTPELPVETTPELPVETTPELPVETTPELPVETTPELPVETTPELPEVSVGKESQLGTTVQENSIEAEPEVLPVEKTEDSVVETGTETKSNDGGLIGKLIDFFANDDKTSHSEQVSSKDETSQSELVNEPIGIAEVPLDTAPEAIVETKSEISVEGTPELPLETAPDSTVDTVSEVPIEKESVSEAPVETTVQEPSIQAEEEVLPVEKTDNSVVETATETKNKEGGLVGKLIGFFANDEKTSHAEQVLSKEEESSQLELVTTDTTPGVSLDSTPEAIVETTPDTPVETTPDSPVDVAHEIPTDTVSEVSIEKESSLEAPVETKIQEPSIQAEPVVVPLEQKEDSVVETDDSGKKPTEEEILKSDEVLDQKPTEEVEEQKPAEEQNTQEVPVSDTVLSKDGGLVGKLINFFSNDEKSSHAEQVSGKEEEISNTELVTEPVGVVEVPVEATPEVPLDTTPEVVVETTPELLGATTIEVPVERTPEVSVATPELPVEITSELPVEKTEDSIVETATETKSKEGGLVGKLIGFFANDDKTSHTEQVLGKEEETSQLELVTTDTTPGVSLDSTPEAIVETTPDTPVETTPDSPVDVAHEIPTDTVSEVSIEKESSLETPVETKIQEPSIQAEPEVVPLEHKEDSVVETATETKSKEGGLVGKLIDFFANDDKTSHTEQVSSKDKETSQAELVTEPVSVEEVSVGTIPEVNVEITAEVPVETTSELPVETSPEVLVETTAEVPVETEVKEVKEGLVDKLVNLFSSDKASHTSAETVTDHLVKEEQPLIVPEALEPASEAVVTEEKSAVPEETIAQGLEEGPSVEAEEPIPQIESVESKENADGGLVGKLVSLFSKKEENLKVAEIEIVETLGKVSDDKVTDESDFVIVEHSDVSEAKDIAADSLNVTTEIVDKSSDIAESEVVLASDDSGKTEGLFDRLRNFMSTSEMKEDPKLSDVDETLVSDDKQEVEPEVAELPSDVKVEAKDIITSTATEEASSVSKEGSGGLFSSFGTFFTKEKSEVVESVDDSPPSGELDNKGVEENTQSENVISEPETPTLEVKDKSLFDKIAELISANDDKPEGTSDEALGSITQESQTEPSQEELPQQAPEVDADQQKPLLESSYAETKPSLLDRVTSLFSNESENVPTDKQSAVNEESNESSSSPDSKTPTSDEDADVFVVLSKPSIPVETPAPEDGQKEAEKATGWLQGSWFRSSTSVSEEGKDIIIQVAPETPEKDYGQSNPEDEDMYTTRK comes from the exons TTACCATCGATTATATCTCAGATGAGGAAAATATGCTCCCTCGTGTTGGCGCTATTACAATTGGTGGCTTAGCTGGCCTTGTTCTTGGAGCTAGAAAGAAAGGTGGCCTAGCAAAGAAGGCATTTTATACATCAGCAGGTATTACCG CCACGGCTTCCATGTGTTATCCACGCCAAGCTTACCAGATCTCTCAACAAGCATATGGGACTGCCAAAGAATATGCAAACATCGGATACAACTTTGTTGCTGGAG TGAAACCACAGTCAAAAGTTGCAGTACATGAAGAACCCAAAAAGGAGCCTGCAGTAGAACCAGTCCCAGTTGCAGAACCATCTCCAAGCCCGGAAACGCCACCAGCAGAAACTGCATCAActgagtctgagggtggtgaggtAAGAAGTGTGTTACCCCAGGCTATTCCTGACGAGAAGTTCCCTGCCCCTGTTGACAGTTTAGTACAGCAGGCAAGTGATGTAATGCAGTGGGGCTTTAGACTAACAGATAAAGAAAGTAATGCTCCAAGCATAATTCCTGCTGGTGTAGTTCCCCCTACTGAATCATTGGTACCAGAAGGTTTTGGTTCTGTTAGCGAGGCCGATAACAAAGACATTGTTGAAAGTGCTACTGAACAAGTTACAGTTCCTAAGGAGTCTGGTAGTCAAACAGAGGAAACAGAAGTTCCAGATACGATGGAGGAAATTGTTGAGAAGATTGTAGATGACATTGCAGAGAAAGTTGGGGAAGATATAGTGGAAGATGTAGCAGTTATTGTTAAAGAAGTTGCAGAGGAAACCTTAGAGAGTATTGAAGAAGTGGCCAAAGTAGCAGACTTTGTTGAAAACATTACTGAAAGTGTGTCATCAACAATTGATGTAATTCAAGAAGTTCTAGAATCTGCAGATAAAGCTGCAGAGGAGGCAGGGTTACCTGATACTCTCATAGATGTCACTGAGGCTATTGTGGAAGGAGTGGAGAGAGTAGTTGATACTGTTAATGTTATAGCAGGGAAAGTTGAAGACGTAGCAGAAGCTGTTGTAAAAGAAGTAAAAGATTTAAAAGATGACGCCATTGAGTTGGTAGAGAGTGAAGAAAAACGAGAAGAATTGGTTGATAAAATTATTGATTATGTAAAATCACCTGATGATGAAATCCAAAAACCTGAGGAGGCTAAAGAACCAATTGCAGAAGAGTCTAAACAACTGATTGATGAAAAAACTACTGAAGGGGAGGGGTTAGATGCAAAGGTATCTGAACTTGAAGGTAAGGCTTCCTTGCCAGACCAAGTAGAAGTAGTAACAGAACCAGCCCCTTGTATCACAGAACCTGTTGCAGAAGTGACAGAACTTACAGTAGAACCAGAAAAGAAACCGACTGATGAATCGTTAGTGGAACAGAAGACAAGCGTTTCTAAAGAAGATAATGTCCAAGTAGCTGTTGCAAAGCAGGGCCTTTTTAGTAATATATTGAGCCTTTTTACAAAAGATAAAGAGGAGAAGGTAATTAAAGAAACTCCAGATGTCTGTGAAGAAACTGCAGAATCTACTGATAAAGGCTCGACTACTGGTCTTTCAGAGGAACCAACCCAACTTGAACCTGAAAACACTGTTGCACCAGAACTTTTACCTATGGTAGAAAAATTGGCTGAAAATATTGTTGAGAAAGCTGGTGAAAGGGTGGTAGAAGAGATTGCTGAGGTCGTTGAGGAAATATCAAAGGAGGCAGAAAAAGCTGCTGAAGTAATTGCTGAGACTGCTGAAGTTGTAGATGAGTCTGGAGAAGAAGCAGCAAAATGTGTAAAAGCAATTGAGGTCATTGCAGAAGCTGCTGATGAAGCTGCCAAAGATGTGCCTGGTGTCCCTGAAATTGTAGAAGAAATATCTGAAAAGATTGATGAGATTGCCAAAGAATCAGAAGCTGTTATTGATACTGTAGTTGCAGTAGCAGAAAAAGTTGAAGAAATGGCCAAAGAAATAGATCAAGAAGCCAAAATTATTGAAGCAGAGGCAGCCATATTAGTGGAGAGTGAAGAGAAGAGAGAGGAGCTTGTTGAAAAGGTGATTGAATTTGTTGGTGAAAAACTGTCAGGTGACTCTCCCAAAGAAGAGGCTTCAAGTGAAGTTCTTGAAGCCAAGTTTGAGTCTCAAACTGTCAAAGTTGATGAAAGTATTGAACCCTCCCAGTTAGTTGCAGAAAATTTagaggctgctgctgctgatgttaAGAAAGAAGGCTTGTTTGATAAATTGGTAAACCTGTTTAAAGACAAAGATGCCAAAATGGAGGAACCTGAAAGTCATATAGTAGAGGATGTAAAAGAATTAGTTGATGGTGCTGAACAAATCTTGAAGCCTTTGGATGATGATAGTGGAAAGAAGCCTACTGAAGAAGAAATTCTAAAATCTGATGAAGTACTTGATCAGAAACCTACAGAGGAAGTTGAAGAGCAAAAACCTGCTGAAGAACAGAATACACAAGAGGTACCTGTGAGTGATACAGTGTTAAGCAAAGATGGGGGATTGGTCGGCAAATTAATCGATTTCTTCTCTAATGATGAAAAAAGTTCACATGCTGAACAGGTATCAGGCAAAGAAGAAGAGATTTCAAATACAGAGTTGGTCACTGAACCTGTAGGAGTAGTAGAGGTACCTGTAGAGGCTACACCTGAGGTACCTTTGGACACTACTCCAGAGGTAGTTGTTGAAACTACACCAGCATTACTTGGTGCAACTACAATTGAGGTACCTGTTGAAAGGACACCTGAAGTATCGGTGGATACTCCTGAATTGCCTGTGGAAACAACTCCTGAGTTACCCGTGGAAACAACTCCTGAGTTACCCGTGGAAACAACTCCTGAGTTACCCGTGGAAACAACTCCTGAGTTACCCGTGGAAACAACTCCTGAATTACCTGTGGAAACAACTCCTGAGTTACCTGTGGAAACAACTCCTGAGTTACCCGAGGTATCTGTTGGAAAAGAGTCCCAGTTAGGAACAACAGTACAAGAAAATTCCATTGAGGCTGAACCAGAAGTATTACCTGTGGAAAAAACAGAAGATTCAGTTGTTGAGACTGGTACAGAAACTAAGAGCAATGATGGGGGTTTAATTGGCAAATTGATAGATTTCTTTGCTAATGATGATAAAACCTCCCATTCTGAACAGGTATCAAGCAAAGATGAAACTTCACAATCGGAGTTGGTTAATGAACCTATTGGTATAGCAGAGGTACCTTTGGACACTGCTCCTGAGGCAATTGTTGAAACTAAGTCAGAGATATCTGTGGAAGGTACTCCTGAGTTACCTTTGGAAACTGCACCTGATTCAACTGTTGATACAGTATCAGAGGTACCCATTGAAAAAGAGTCTGTTTCAGAAGCTCCTGTAGAGACAACAGTACAGGAACCTTCCATTCAGGCTGAAGAAGAGGTATTGCCTGTGGAGAAAACAGACAATTCTGTTGTAGAAACTGCTACAGAAACTAAGAACAAAGAAGGGGGTTTAGTTGGAAAATTGATTGGTTTCTTTGCTAATGATGAGAAAACCTCCCATGCTGAACAGGTATTGAGCAAAGAAGAGGAGTCCTCACAATTAGAGTTGGTTACTACAGACACTACACCTGGTGTGTCTTTGGATTCTACTCCTGAAGCAATTGTTGAAACCACGCCAGACACACCTGTGGAAACTACACCTGATTCACCTGTGGATGTTGCACATGAGATACCTACTGATACAGTATCAGAGGTATCCATTGAAAAAGAGTCCAGTTTAGAAGCCCCTGTAGAGACAAAAATACAAGAACCTTCCATTCAGGCTGAACCAGTAGTAGTTCCTTTGGAACAAAAAGAAGATTCAGTTGTAGAGACTGATGATAGTGGAAAGAAGCCTACTGAAGAAGAAATTCTAAAATCTGATGAAGTACTTGATCAGAAACCTACAGAGGAAGTTGAAGAGCAAAAACCTGCTGAAGAACAGAATACACAAGAGGTACCTGTGAGTGATACAGTGTTAAGCAAAGATGGGGGATTAGTCGGCAAATTAATCAATTTCTTCTCTAATGATGAAAAAAGTTCTCATGCTGAACAGGTATCAGGCAAAGAAGAAGAGATTTCAAATACAGAATTGGTCACTGAACCTGTAGGAGTAGTAGAGGTACCTGTAGAGGCTACACCTGAGGTACCTTTGGACACTACTCCAGAGGTAGTTGTTGAAACTACACCAGAATTACTTGGTGCAACTACAATTGAGGTACCTGTTGAAAGGACACCTGAAGTATCGGTGGCTACTCCTGAATTACCTGTGGAAATTACATCTGAGTTACCTGTGGAAAAAACAGAAGATTCAATTGTAGAGACTGCTACAGAAACTAAAAGTAAAGAGGGGGGTTTAGTTGGCAAATTGATTGGTTTCTTTGCCAATGATGATAAGACCTCCCATACTGAACAGGTATTGGGCAAAGAAGAGGAGACCTCACAATTAGAGTTGGTTACTACAGACACTACACCTGGTGTGTCTTTGGACTCTACTCCTGAAGCAATTGTTGAAACCACGCCAGACACACCTGTGGAAACTACACCTGATTCACCTGTGGATGTTGCACATGAGATACCTACTGATACAGTATCAGAGGTATCCATTGAAAAAGAGTCCAGTTTAGAAACCCCTGTAGAGACAAAAATACAAGAACCTTCCATTCAGGCTGAACCAGAAGTAGTTCCTTTGGAACATAAAGAAGATTCAGTTGTAGAGACTGCTACAGAAACTAAGAGCAAAGAAGGGGGTTTAGTTGGCAAATTGATTGATTTCTTTGCCAATGATGATAAGACCTCCCATACTGAACAGGTATCAAGCAAAGACAAGGAGACTTCACAAGCAGAGTTGGTCACTGAACCTGTAAGTGTAGAAGAGGTATCTGTGGGTACAATTCCTGAAGTAAATGTTGAAATTACAGCTGAGGTGCCTGTGGAAACTACATCTGAGCTGCCTGTGGAAACTTCACCTGAGGTACTTGTTGAAACTACAGCTGAGGTACCTGTGGAGACAGAAGTTAAAGAGGTGAAGGAAGGACTTGTAGATAAGTTAGTTAATCTATTTTCAAGTGATAAAGCCTCTCATACTTCTGCAGAAACAGTGACAGACCATCTAGTTAAAGAGGAGCAACCTCTCATTGTACCTGAAGCATTAGAGCCAGCGAGTGAGGCTGTAGTTACAGAGGAGAAATCTGCTGTTCCTGAAGAAACCATCGCCCAAGGCCTAGAGGAAGGTCCAAGTGTAGAAGCAGAAGAGCCCATACCTCAGATAGAATCCGTTGAAAGTAAGGAGAATGCAGATGGTGGGTTAGTTGGTAAACTAGTGAGTCTTTTCtctaaaaaggaagaaaatttgaaAGTTGCAGAAATTGAGATTGTGGAGACTCTAGGAAAAGTGTCTGATGACAAAGTTACAGATGAATCAGACTTTGTTATTGTTGAGCACAGTGATGTTTCAGAAGCCAAGGATATTGCTGCTGATTCATTGAATGTGACAACAGAGATAGTTGACAAGTCCAGTGATATTGCTGAAAGTGAGGTTGTCTTGGCAAGTGATGATTCAGGAAAAACAGAAGGACTGTTTGATAGATTACGTAATTTTATGTCCACGTCTGAAATGAAAGAAGACCCAAAATTGTCAGATGTAGATGAAACATTAGTTTCAGATGATAAACAAGAGGTAGAACCTGAAGTAGCAGAGTTACCAAGTGATGTAAAGGTCGAGGCAAAAGACATAATTACAAGTACGGCTACTGAAGAAGCCTCGTCCGTTTCTAAGGAAGGAAGTGGAGGATTGTTTTCATCATTTGGAACCTTTTTCACTAAAGAGAAAAGTGAAGTAGTGGAAAGTGTTGATGACTCTCCCCCTTCAGGTGAACTAGACAATAAAGGTGTTGAAGAAAATACTCAAAGTGAGAATGTAATATCTGAGCCAGAAACTCCAACACTGGAAGTAAAAGATAAATCTCTCTTTGATAAAATTGCAGAATTAATATCTGCTAATGACGACAAGCCAGAAGGCACTTCAGATGAAGCTCTTGGAAGCATAACTCAGGAAAGTCAGACTGAGCCTTCACAAGAAGAACTACCTCAGCAAGCTCCAGAAGTAGATGCAGACCAGCAGAAACCATTGTTGGAGTCATCATATGCAGAAACGAAGCCTTCACTTCTTGATCGAGTAACCAGTTTATTTTCTAATGAGAGTGAAAATGTACCCACTGATAAACAATCTGCTGTGAATGAAGAAAGCAATGAAAGCTCAAGTAGTCCAGACAGTAAGACACCCACAAGTGATGAAGATGCTGATGTTTTCGTTGTATTATCAAAACCCTCCATTCCTGTAGAAACTCCAGCACCAGAGGATGGCCAAAAGGAAGCTGAGAAGGCGACTGGCTGGCTCCAAGGAAGCTGGTTTAGG agcAGCACTTCAGTGTCAGAGGAAGGGAAGGACATTATCATCCAAGTGGCACCAGAAACTCCTGAGAAAGATTACGGCCAATCTAACCCTGAAGACGAAGATATGTACACAACTAGAAAGTAA